One window of the Nakamurella alba genome contains the following:
- a CDS encoding NUDIX hydrolase — MSAAPAWQDRGRRLSGAGVLPAWFTPMVDAIDGATTGQLQPRLSADAPPPGTRGLRRSAVLMLFADGDNGPDLLLTGRAATLRSHAGQPAFPGGRAEPGETAVGTALREAMEETGLDPAGVVPAAELPDLYLPPSSSLVTPVLAWWPDPVAVSAVDPAETAVVARVPVTDLADPSRRGRVVHRSGYIGPAFEVAGLVVWGFTAGLVDMLLRIGGWERPWDTSRRVELPPLGAALADPEVREIVDGAGRG; from the coding sequence GTGAGCGCGGCGCCCGCGTGGCAGGACCGCGGCCGACGGCTGTCCGGCGCGGGTGTGCTGCCGGCATGGTTCACGCCGATGGTCGACGCCATCGACGGGGCGACGACCGGCCAACTGCAGCCGCGGCTGTCCGCGGATGCCCCGCCGCCCGGCACCCGAGGCCTGCGGCGGTCGGCGGTGCTGATGCTCTTCGCCGACGGTGACAACGGACCGGACCTGCTGCTCACCGGTCGCGCCGCCACCTTGCGCTCGCATGCCGGCCAGCCTGCCTTCCCCGGCGGCCGGGCCGAGCCGGGGGAGACCGCCGTGGGCACCGCCCTGCGCGAGGCCATGGAGGAGACCGGCCTGGACCCGGCGGGCGTCGTGCCCGCCGCCGAACTGCCCGATCTCTACCTGCCGCCGTCCTCGTCGCTGGTCACCCCGGTGCTGGCCTGGTGGCCCGATCCGGTCGCGGTGTCGGCCGTGGACCCGGCCGAGACCGCGGTGGTGGCACGGGTTCCGGTGACCGATCTGGCGGATCCGTCCCGGCGCGGCCGGGTGGTGCACCGGTCCGGATACATCGGCCCGGCCTTCGAGGTGGCCGGCCTGGTGGTCTGGGGCTTCACCGCCGGGCTGGTCGACATGCTGCTCCGGATCGGCGGCTGGGAGCGGCCCTGGGACACCTCCCGTCGGGTCGAGCTGCCACCGTTGGGCGCCGCGCTGGCCGATCCCGAGGTCCGCGAGATCGTCGACGGGGCCGGCCGCGGGTGA
- the nth gene encoding endonuclease III, whose product MPRTAAPATPLARTRRVRKINARLAEGFPGAVIELDFGTPLDLAVATILSAQSTDVRVNMVTPALFARYRTAADYAAADRAELEEYVRSTGFFRNKAASIIGLGQALVERFDGVLPHTMEELITLPGFGRKTANVVLGNAFGTPGITVDTHLGRLVRRWGLTEDTDPVKVELQLAAMLPAKDWTMFSHRTIYHGRRVCHAKKPACGACYLADLCPSRGAGPLDPEAAAKLITGAERPHLLAMVGLEA is encoded by the coding sequence GTGCCCCGGACCGCCGCCCCCGCCACCCCGCTGGCCCGCACGCGCCGGGTGCGGAAGATCAACGCCCGCCTCGCCGAGGGGTTCCCCGGCGCCGTGATCGAGCTCGACTTCGGCACCCCGCTGGACCTGGCGGTGGCCACCATCCTGTCCGCCCAGTCCACCGACGTGCGGGTCAACATGGTCACCCCGGCGCTGTTCGCCCGGTACCGGACCGCCGCCGACTACGCCGCGGCCGACCGGGCGGAGCTGGAGGAGTACGTCCGCAGCACCGGCTTCTTCCGGAACAAGGCGGCCTCGATCATCGGGCTGGGCCAGGCGCTGGTGGAGCGGTTCGACGGCGTGCTGCCGCACACCATGGAGGAGCTGATCACGCTCCCCGGGTTCGGGCGCAAGACGGCGAACGTGGTGCTGGGCAACGCCTTCGGCACCCCGGGCATCACGGTGGACACCCACCTCGGCCGGTTGGTCCGGCGCTGGGGCCTCACCGAGGACACCGACCCGGTCAAGGTCGAGCTGCAGCTGGCGGCCATGCTGCCGGCGAAGGACTGGACGATGTTCTCGCACCGCACGATCTACCACGGGCGCCGGGTCTGCCATGCGAAGAAGCCCGCCTGCGGCGCCTGCTACCTGGCCGATCTCTGCCCGTCCCGTGGCGCCGGCCCGCTGGACCCGGAGGCCGCCGCGAAGCTGATCACCGGGGCCGAGCGGCCGCACCTGCTGGCCATGGTCGGGCTGGAGGCGTGA
- a CDS encoding Crp/Fnr family transcriptional regulator: protein MEETLARAGIFQGVDPDSALALGSQLESVDYPRGSAIFSVGELGDRLYIILSGKVKLGRNSPDGRENLLAIMGPSDMFGELSVFDPGPRTSTATAVTDVRLATMDRAALREWIGKRPEIAEQLLRVLARRLRRTNNNLADLIFTDVPGRVAKALLQLARQFGQQEGAHLRVTHDLTQEELAQLVGASRETVNKALADFGHRGWLRLEGKSVVILDAERLSRRAR, encoded by the coding sequence GTGGAGGAAACCCTCGCCCGGGCAGGCATCTTCCAGGGAGTCGACCCCGACTCGGCGCTGGCCCTCGGGTCGCAGCTGGAATCGGTCGACTACCCCAGGGGCAGTGCCATCTTCTCCGTGGGCGAGCTCGGTGACCGGCTCTACATCATCCTGTCCGGCAAGGTGAAGCTCGGCCGCAACTCCCCGGACGGCCGGGAGAACCTGCTGGCGATCATGGGACCGTCCGACATGTTCGGCGAGCTGTCCGTCTTCGACCCGGGCCCGCGCACCTCGACGGCCACCGCCGTCACCGACGTCCGGCTGGCCACCATGGACCGCGCCGCGCTGCGCGAGTGGATCGGCAAGCGCCCGGAGATCGCCGAGCAGCTGCTCCGCGTGCTGGCCCGGCGCCTGCGCCGCACCAACAACAACCTGGCCGACCTGATCTTCACCGACGTCCCCGGCCGGGTCGCGAAGGCGCTGCTGCAGCTGGCCCGCCAGTTCGGCCAGCAGGAGGGCGCGCACCTGCGGGTGACCCACGACCTCACCCAGGAGGAGCTCGCCCAGCTGGTCGGCGCCTCCCGGGAGACCGTGAACAAGGCGCTGGCCGACTTCGGCCACCGCGGCTGGCTCCGCCTCGAGGGCAAGAGCGTCGTCATCCTGGACGCCGAGCGGCTCTCCCGCCGCGCCCGCTGA